One region of Vibrio sp. FE10 genomic DNA includes:
- the yjjG gene encoding pyrimidine 5'-nucleotidase: protein MKYDWIFFDADETLFHFDAFQGMKLMFSRFGVDFSEQDYSVYQEVNLPLWVDYQDGRITAAQLKHARFESWAAKLETTTAALNSAFLTAMADICSLLPGAKELMESLKGKVNMGIITNGFTELQSIRLERTGMTDYFDHVIISEEVGVAKPDAEIFEHAHKLVGLPAKQRVLMVGDNPHSDILGGLDFGIETCWLNSQEKATPAGINPHYQVKSLADLQALLLA from the coding sequence ATGAAGTACGATTGGATATTCTTTGATGCAGATGAAACCTTGTTCCACTTTGATGCTTTTCAAGGAATGAAGCTGATGTTCTCCCGTTTTGGCGTGGACTTTAGCGAGCAGGATTATTCAGTTTATCAAGAGGTTAATTTGCCATTATGGGTCGATTACCAAGATGGCCGTATTACGGCGGCACAACTGAAGCACGCGCGTTTTGAAAGCTGGGCAGCAAAATTAGAGACAACAACAGCAGCACTAAACAGTGCATTTTTGACCGCAATGGCAGACATCTGTTCTCTGCTCCCTGGTGCAAAAGAGTTGATGGAGTCTTTAAAAGGCAAAGTGAACATGGGCATCATCACGAATGGTTTTACCGAGCTGCAATCTATCCGTTTAGAACGCACTGGAATGACAGATTACTTTGATCATGTGATCATTTCTGAAGAAGTGGGTGTTGCTAAACCAGACGCTGAGATCTTTGAACATGCACATAAGCTTGTTGGCTTACCAGCAAAGCAACGAGTATTGATGGTAGGGGACAACCCGCACTCTGATATTTTAGGTGGCTTGGATTTTGGTATTGAGACCTGTTGGTTAAACAGCCAAGAGAAAGCAACGCCAGCCGGAATTAACCCTCATTATCAGGTTAAGTCTCTGGCTGACCTGCAAGCACTTCTATTGGCATAA
- a CDS encoding class I SAM-dependent DNA methyltransferase: MAKQWDEYAPDWDNDPATAVFAQSAFDQLTQLVDLNGTRVLDFGCGTGLLSQKISPFAKEIIALDISEGMIEELDKKELSNVEPVVDILSRGLAAQHPAFRNQFDLVVASSVCGFIPNLQDTVSLIYTLLENDGVFVHWDWYLENDSEDFGVSEQRSQNVLSAAGFSIVEVSTPFSIDTPQGTLKVLMGVGRKQVVPHL, from the coding sequence ATGGCGAAACAATGGGACGAGTACGCACCTGATTGGGATAACGATCCCGCTACTGCTGTATTCGCACAGTCCGCATTTGACCAGTTAACACAGCTCGTTGATTTGAACGGAACCCGTGTCCTTGATTTTGGTTGTGGTACAGGATTACTCAGCCAGAAAATATCTCCTTTTGCAAAAGAGATCATCGCTCTCGATATCTCAGAAGGGATGATTGAAGAGTTAGATAAAAAAGAGCTGTCTAATGTAGAGCCTGTCGTTGATATCTTATCGCGCGGACTTGCAGCCCAACACCCAGCATTCAGAAATCAGTTTGACTTAGTGGTAGCCTCTTCGGTATGTGGCTTTATTCCGAACCTACAAGACACGGTCAGCCTTATTTATACTCTGTTAGAAAACGATGGGGTTTTTGTACACTGGGATTGGTACTTAGAAAACGACAGCGAAGATTTTGGGGTCAGCGAACAGCGCTCCCAGAATGTATTGAGCGCAGCAGGTTTTTCGATTGTTGAAGTCTCAACACCGTTCTCAATCGACACTCCACAAGGTACTTTGAAGGTACTGATGGGTGTAGGCCGTAAACAAGTGGTTCCTCATCTATAG
- the yddG gene encoding aromatic amino acid DMT transporter YddG: protein MLKSHRHSCYGIAAILLWSCLIALSRSVSEQLGPIGGAASLYTVSSLLLVCVMGLPKLSRFSKSYLMIGGALFVCYEIFLALALGMANSRHQALEMAVINYLWPALTVLFAVLLSDKKINWLVYPSIVLAFFGVAWSISGDQGLSVDQIAANIATNPKTYSMAFFGAIIWAVYCNYTQRVAKGQNAIVLFFIATAVTLWIKYALSDETGMVMTTSAAIDLVLAGACMGAGYALWNTAILGGNMVFLATMSYFTPIFATLLSSMILGLSLSMSFWQGVCMVTIGSLACWWVTRDKKPTVKASASEEVQS, encoded by the coding sequence GTGCTGAAATCTCATCGCCATAGCTGCTACGGTATTGCTGCCATTTTACTTTGGAGCTGCTTAATTGCATTGTCTCGTAGTGTGTCAGAACAACTGGGCCCAATTGGTGGTGCAGCCAGTCTTTATACAGTGAGCTCGCTGTTGTTGGTCTGTGTTATGGGGTTACCTAAGCTATCGCGCTTCTCTAAATCGTATTTGATGATCGGTGGTGCCTTATTCGTTTGCTACGAGATCTTCCTGGCCCTGGCTTTAGGAATGGCAAATAGTCGACATCAAGCCTTAGAAATGGCCGTTATCAACTATCTATGGCCTGCACTAACGGTGTTGTTTGCGGTGCTGCTGAGCGACAAAAAGATCAACTGGTTGGTTTATCCAAGTATCGTCTTAGCGTTCTTTGGCGTGGCTTGGAGTATCAGCGGCGATCAGGGGCTTTCTGTCGATCAAATCGCGGCCAATATTGCGACGAATCCTAAAACCTATTCGATGGCGTTCTTCGGCGCGATTATTTGGGCGGTGTATTGCAATTACACCCAACGCGTTGCCAAAGGGCAGAATGCGATTGTACTTTTCTTTATCGCTACTGCGGTCACTCTGTGGATTAAATACGCATTGAGTGATGAAACAGGCATGGTGATGACAACGAGTGCGGCAATTGACTTAGTGCTTGCTGGGGCGTGTATGGGGGCTGGTTACGCGCTTTGGAACACCGCGATATTGGGTGGCAATATGGTCTTCCTCGCCACTATGTCGTATTTCACGCCCATCTTCGCGACCTTACTGTCTTCTATGATTCTAGGCTTGTCATTGAGCATGAGTTTTTGGCAGGGCGTTTGTATGGTGACGATCGGTTCACTGGCTTGCTGGTGGGTAACCAGAGACAAAAAGCCGACGGTTAAGGCCTCGGCTTCTGAAGAGGTTCAGTCTTGA
- a CDS encoding LysR family transcriptional regulator, which produces MNLSQVQAFCSVADLGSVSEAARQLECNRTKLSMSIKALEKELDVELFVRSGNHVELSEAGKAIYKDCEGMLVTAARIKQTCLHVSGEFNAEIWIARDDSLPDEMWQSLSHALNNKYPSTSFNFVLASSGDLANLVETQQVDFAFGVDYERVDDPRIIYNPLGKIRMMSVCKKGHDLSAMRRVSDEVLRNSMQATMVYLNEKDNPELEPFSRRYIGFSSFDFMLDTILREDAWGVMPEPLIRHLLREQELAVIKHTYGLTQEDYCMFTAAGMAEHPGMNWLADQISDYLFDF; this is translated from the coding sequence ATGAACCTTTCTCAAGTCCAAGCCTTTTGTTCAGTTGCTGATTTAGGATCAGTCTCTGAAGCTGCGCGACAGCTAGAATGCAACCGAACCAAACTGAGCATGTCGATCAAAGCCTTGGAAAAAGAGTTAGATGTCGAATTGTTCGTACGCAGTGGCAACCATGTCGAGCTTTCTGAAGCAGGCAAAGCAATCTACAAAGATTGCGAAGGAATGCTGGTGACGGCAGCGCGTATTAAACAAACCTGCTTACATGTTTCGGGTGAATTCAACGCCGAGATTTGGATTGCACGAGATGACTCCCTACCCGATGAAATGTGGCAAAGTTTATCTCACGCCCTAAACAACAAATACCCTTCCACTTCTTTCAACTTCGTTCTGGCTTCTAGCGGCGACTTGGCTAATCTTGTCGAAACTCAGCAAGTTGATTTTGCGTTTGGTGTCGATTACGAACGTGTTGACGATCCAAGAATTATCTACAACCCACTCGGCAAAATCCGAATGATGTCGGTATGTAAGAAAGGACATGATTTAAGTGCGATGCGAAGAGTGTCGGATGAAGTACTAAGAAATTCGATGCAAGCGACCATGGTTTATCTCAATGAAAAAGATAACCCTGAGCTTGAGCCCTTCTCTCGCCGATACATTGGTTTTTCTAGCTTCGATTTTATGTTGGATACGATTCTACGAGAAGATGCATGGGGCGTAATGCCAGAGCCATTGATACGCCATTTATTGCGTGAACAGGAACTGGCGGTGATCAAGCACACTTATGGCCTGACTCAAGAAGACTACTGTATGTTTACCGCGGCAGGTATGGCAGAACACCCAGGTATGAATTGGTTAGCGGATCAGATCAGCGATTACTTGTTTGATTTCTAA
- a CDS encoding YjjW family glycine radical enzyme activase — MKISDLTTQMARVNNNKTEKQAKVSRVLTFSCVDGPGNRLVLFLQGCNFDCITCHNPHTINHCNHCGDCVSGCPSSALSLVEGKVKWDPVACTNCDQCIDTCDHKSSPKITTMTVSDVLELVRHNQFFLSGITISGGEATMQLPFIIELFQAIKSDPKLAHLTCFIDSNGSLSMQGWDRILPYLDGAMIDLKSWQSETHQWLVGRGNHRVFETINYLADKGKLHEVRLLHIPNKSDLDIEVEQVGYYLKGLPSDVRIRLNAFQHHGVIGEALEWPKCTEQQMQSFHDKLYSIVQRPMQTPEVYT, encoded by the coding sequence ATGAAAATTTCTGATCTAACAACTCAAATGGCTAGGGTTAATAATAATAAGACAGAAAAACAAGCGAAGGTCAGCCGTGTGCTGACCTTTTCTTGTGTTGATGGACCAGGAAATCGCTTGGTGCTATTCCTACAGGGGTGCAATTTCGATTGCATCACTTGCCATAATCCACACACCATCAACCACTGCAACCATTGTGGAGATTGCGTGAGTGGCTGCCCGAGCAGTGCTCTGAGTCTTGTGGAAGGCAAAGTGAAGTGGGATCCGGTAGCGTGTACCAACTGCGATCAGTGCATCGATACCTGTGATCATAAGTCGAGCCCTAAAATCACCACGATGACGGTATCAGATGTGCTTGAACTGGTTAGGCACAATCAATTCTTCCTGAGCGGAATAACCATTTCGGGTGGCGAGGCGACCATGCAATTACCGTTTATCATCGAGCTATTTCAAGCGATCAAAAGCGATCCGAAATTGGCACACTTAACGTGCTTTATTGATAGTAACGGTTCGTTGTCGATGCAAGGTTGGGATAGGATCTTACCTTACCTTGATGGTGCGATGATCGACCTAAAATCGTGGCAATCTGAAACGCATCAATGGCTAGTGGGTAGAGGGAACCATCGAGTGTTTGAAACCATCAACTACTTAGCTGATAAAGGTAAGTTACATGAAGTCCGGTTGCTGCATATTCCTAATAAAAGTGACCTAGATATCGAGGTAGAGCAGGTCGGGTATTACTTGAAGGGTTTGCCAAGTGATGTTCGAATTCGGTTAAATGCGTTTCAACATCATGGGGTGATTGGTGAAGCTTTAGAATGGCCTAAATGCACAGAACAACAAATGCAGAGTTTTCACGATAAGCTCTACTCAATTGTTCAAAGGCCAATGCAAACGCCCGAGGTTTATACCTAA
- a CDS encoding YjjI family glycine radical enzyme translates to MSHQSASSTSSPLSEQQQRFSNIISDANLSPKQKSSYLALEAEASLPYMPVSNEVDQALQQGVLCDMFEGHAPFKPRYVLPDYSKYLHQGSKYLELSAATNFDEALNMLTILYHHVPSVTSIPVYLGQLDDVLMPFVGDLTDEQVYQKLKLFWIMLDRTLPDAFMHVNIGPSDNIVCRTILRVDAELKQIAPNLTFMYDPAVTPDDLLRHAASNICECSKPHIANYPAHAAAYGDKRFGIVSCYNSLPLAGGSNTLVRMNLKQVALKSEDSVDFLQQVLPNYSSIMIELMNARSRFLHEESNFFEGFLTKEGLIEEDRFAPMFGIYGMAEAVNILMEKEGKAGRYGHDEQANQLGHRISEKLAEIVENSEVKYGLEGKALLHAQGGISLDEDVTPGVRIPYGTEPDPVSYVRATAGHHKFYTSGISDILTIDETVKSNPEAMFNLCKGAIQAGYREFTANVASNDLVRVTGYMIKLSDIAKYDEQGSRTNTTFLGAEAAKNTGILERKPRVASLEMSPTYE, encoded by the coding sequence ATGAGCCACCAATCTGCGTCATCTACTTCTTCACCACTTTCAGAGCAACAACAACGCTTTAGCAATATCATTTCAGATGCCAACCTGTCCCCAAAACAGAAGTCGAGCTATCTTGCCTTAGAAGCTGAAGCCAGCCTGCCGTATATGCCGGTAAGCAATGAAGTAGATCAAGCCTTACAACAAGGTGTGCTGTGTGACATGTTTGAAGGTCACGCCCCATTTAAGCCGCGCTATGTGCTTCCTGATTATTCTAAATACTTACATCAAGGCTCCAAGTATTTAGAGCTTAGCGCGGCAACTAATTTCGACGAAGCATTGAACATGCTCACCATCCTTTATCATCACGTTCCGTCAGTAACTTCAATTCCGGTTTACTTAGGTCAGTTGGACGATGTGTTGATGCCTTTTGTTGGCGATTTGACGGATGAGCAGGTATATCAAAAGCTGAAGCTGTTCTGGATCATGCTGGATCGCACACTGCCAGATGCCTTTATGCACGTGAATATTGGCCCGAGTGACAATATTGTATGTCGCACCATTTTACGAGTGGATGCTGAATTGAAGCAGATCGCACCTAACTTAACCTTTATGTATGACCCAGCAGTCACGCCTGATGATCTACTTCGTCATGCTGCGAGCAACATCTGTGAGTGCAGCAAACCGCACATTGCTAATTATCCTGCACATGCCGCTGCCTACGGAGATAAGCGTTTTGGCATCGTGAGTTGCTACAACTCTTTGCCTCTGGCGGGTGGTTCAAACACGCTAGTACGTATGAACCTCAAGCAAGTGGCTCTGAAATCTGAAGACAGCGTAGACTTCTTACAGCAAGTACTACCTAACTACAGCAGCATCATGATCGAATTGATGAATGCACGTAGTCGCTTCTTACATGAAGAGTCTAACTTCTTCGAAGGCTTCTTAACCAAAGAAGGTTTGATTGAGGAAGATCGCTTCGCGCCAATGTTTGGTATTTACGGCATGGCTGAGGCGGTTAACATCTTAATGGAAAAAGAAGGCAAAGCAGGGCGCTATGGTCACGATGAACAAGCAAATCAGTTAGGCCATCGTATTTCTGAAAAGCTGGCTGAGATTGTTGAAAACTCGGAAGTGAAATATGGGCTGGAAGGTAAGGCTCTGTTACACGCTCAAGGTGGTATCAGCCTAGATGAAGATGTGACGCCGGGTGTTCGCATCCCTTACGGAACAGAACCGGATCCAGTGTCTTACGTACGTGCGACGGCTGGTCACCACAAGTTCTACACGTCGGGCATCAGTGACATTCTGACCATCGACGAAACGGTGAAATCTAACCCAGAAGCGATGTTTAATCTGTGTAAAGGCGCTATTCAAGCAGGGTACCGTGAGTTCACCGCTAACGTAGCATCGAACGATTTGGTTCGTGTGACGGGTTACATGATCAAGCTGTCTGATATTGCTAAATACGACGAGCAAGGTTCACGTACCAATACCACTTTCCTTGGTGCTGAAGCTGCAAAAAATACCGGTATCCTAGAGCGTAAGCCACGCGTGGCAAGCTTAGAGATGTCGCCGACATACGAATAG
- a CDS encoding cation diffusion facilitator family transporter, which translates to MCDRKSQNENRVLLFSALLASGFAIGGLVLGLLVGSLVIVFDGVYSLISLLLTLLSLAASKYINRPSDREFPFGRAIIEPIVIAIKAIVILLVVGYSLYSAIGALMTGGREVDASIATLFGIFNVLGCGYAWWYIANKSKRISSGLIQAESKQWQMDTLLSVAVTAGFVVAWLVAYSPFAEYAVYADPMMMLLMSFYFIKVPFDMLREAMRELLMMSATKDICDAVDKNVVAVDKDADQDLELMGVTKVGPELRINVDIHTNDQQAIAVDDIERTRRQLKRRLSKMPYELQLNLNIAS; encoded by the coding sequence ATGTGTGACAGGAAAAGCCAAAACGAAAACCGAGTACTCTTGTTCTCAGCCCTTTTAGCATCAGGCTTCGCAATTGGCGGATTGGTGTTGGGTCTTCTCGTTGGCTCTCTAGTCATAGTATTTGACGGTGTCTATTCTCTTATCAGTTTACTGTTAACTTTATTGTCACTAGCTGCTTCGAAATACATTAATCGCCCATCAGACAGGGAGTTCCCGTTCGGTCGAGCGATCATTGAGCCAATTGTAATCGCGATTAAAGCAATTGTGATTCTGCTTGTGGTCGGTTATTCGCTTTACTCTGCGATTGGTGCTCTGATGACAGGTGGTCGTGAAGTCGATGCTTCTATCGCAACTCTGTTTGGTATTTTCAACGTATTGGGTTGTGGTTACGCTTGGTGGTACATCGCTAACAAGAGCAAACGTATTTCTTCAGGTTTGATTCAAGCTGAGTCAAAGCAATGGCAAATGGATACGTTGTTGAGTGTCGCAGTTACGGCAGGTTTCGTTGTTGCTTGGTTAGTGGCTTACTCTCCGTTTGCTGAATACGCGGTATATGCCGACCCAATGATGATGTTGCTTATGTCTTTCTACTTCATCAAAGTGCCGTTCGACATGTTACGAGAAGCAATGCGTGAACTGCTAATGATGTCGGCAACCAAAGACATTTGTGACGCGGTAGATAAGAATGTTGTCGCTGTGGACAAAGATGCGGATCAAGATTTGGAACTAATGGGTGTGACTAAAGTTGGTCCTGAATTAAGAATCAACGTTGATATTCATACCAACGACCAACAAGCAATTGCAGTCGATGATATTGAACGTACGCGCCGCCAACTTAAGCGACGCCTATCGAAGATGCCCTATGAGCTTCAATTGAATCTCAATATCGCGAGCTAA
- a CDS encoding LysR family transcriptional regulator, whose translation MDYLHLSRVSLKHLTALHIMLNTHSVTQTSEQLFVSPSSVSKTLSQLRDILNDELFYRDGTKLIPTPFALKIAPTVHAILSSMNGLLHQKSFTPQEYQGSFSLSMRESTFEVFASKISKITTELAPKAKLNIYSKQELGFDALLSGKVNLILLPHDISQPPTDNKELVWETILPDEMVCLMGAHHPLAQQELTVEGYLDYKHIGILDNELSKPYFEQNLVQCHKPRDMAISVADFGAAAVLCHHTPFLFTCSKQWAEHAKQAQGLVSKPLPFDYGKVAYSLVWNKPNMNDQAIKWLCDLFLEA comes from the coding sequence ATGGATTACTTACATTTATCGCGAGTGAGCCTTAAACACCTCACTGCGCTTCATATTATGCTGAACACACACAGTGTCACTCAAACGTCAGAGCAACTCTTTGTCAGCCCTTCGAGTGTCAGTAAAACTCTGTCTCAGCTACGTGACATCCTTAACGACGAGCTTTTCTATCGGGACGGCACCAAGCTGATCCCAACTCCCTTTGCCCTGAAAATAGCGCCCACTGTTCACGCGATTCTTTCCAGCATGAACGGGTTACTTCACCAAAAGAGTTTTACTCCTCAGGAGTATCAAGGCAGCTTTTCACTTTCGATGCGTGAAAGTACCTTCGAAGTGTTTGCCTCGAAGATCAGCAAAATCACCACGGAACTTGCACCAAAAGCCAAACTTAATATTTATTCGAAACAGGAACTTGGATTCGATGCTTTGCTCAGTGGTAAGGTCAACTTGATCCTGTTGCCACACGATATCTCTCAACCCCCAACGGATAATAAAGAGCTGGTGTGGGAAACGATTCTTCCTGATGAAATGGTTTGTTTGATGGGCGCTCACCACCCTCTCGCTCAACAAGAACTAACGGTTGAAGGCTATTTAGATTACAAACACATTGGAATCTTAGATAACGAACTGTCTAAGCCTTACTTTGAGCAAAACTTAGTGCAATGTCATAAGCCTAGAGATATGGCGATATCAGTAGCGGACTTTGGCGCGGCGGCAGTGCTGTGTCACCACACACCTTTCTTGTTCACTTGCTCAAAACAATGGGCTGAGCATGCCAAACAAGCACAAGGTTTGGTAAGTAAGCCGCTTCCTTTTGATTACGGAAAAGTGGCGTATAGTTTGGTGTGGAACAAGCCAAACATGAACGACCAAGCGATTAAATGGTTGTGTGACCTGTTTTTAGAAGCCTAA